In Nitrobacteraceae bacterium AZCC 1564, the following proteins share a genomic window:
- a CDS encoding carbon-monoxide dehydrogenase medium subunit (product_source=KO:K03519; cath_funfam=3.30.390.50,3.30.465.10; cog=COG1319; ko=KO:K03519; pfam=PF00941,PF03450; smart=SM01092; superfamily=55447,56176), with product MKARAFKYVRAETVEAAFDAYAEADGDCVYLAGGQSLVPSLSLRLQAPAVLIDISRIEALTGISKSGDVLRVGALTRHAEMLTSPEIARHAPLLRRAAPYVAHPAIRNKGTFGGTIALADPAAEFPAMTLALDAEFEIAGPDGRRTMKADGFFRDLFDTGLEPGEILVAIHIPVFGANDRCVFHELARRRGDYAVVGSGIQGTFDGDRLLSARIAFLSVASTPVRARHAEAAIANQVLSPEVIAAAQAALSEDLDPEDNEETSAAMRMHLARVLLGRLLGQLGRADCMHEGVHA from the coding sequence GTGAAAGCGCGCGCTTTCAAATATGTCCGGGCGGAAACCGTTGAGGCCGCTTTTGACGCCTATGCCGAGGCGGATGGCGATTGCGTTTATCTGGCGGGCGGGCAGAGCCTCGTGCCGTCGCTGTCGCTCCGCTTGCAGGCGCCTGCCGTGCTCATCGATATTTCGCGCATCGAGGCGCTGACGGGTATTTCAAAATCCGGCGACGTGCTGCGCGTCGGCGCGCTGACGCGGCACGCCGAGATGCTGACTTCGCCGGAGATTGCGCGTCACGCGCCGCTGTTGCGCCGGGCTGCGCCGTACGTGGCCCATCCTGCCATCAGGAACAAAGGAACGTTCGGAGGGACGATCGCGCTGGCCGATCCAGCAGCCGAGTTTCCAGCGATGACGCTCGCGCTCGATGCGGAGTTCGAGATCGCCGGTCCCGATGGTCGCAGAACCATGAAAGCGGACGGGTTCTTCAGGGATCTGTTCGATACCGGGCTCGAGCCCGGCGAGATTCTCGTCGCGATCCATATTCCTGTGTTCGGCGCGAACGACCGCTGCGTCTTTCATGAACTGGCACGGCGCCGCGGTGATTATGCGGTAGTGGGCTCCGGCATCCAGGGAACGTTCGACGGCGACCGGCTGTTGTCCGCACGCATCGCGTTTCTCTCTGTTGCGTCCACGCCGGTGCGCGCGCGTCACGCGGAAGCCGCCATCGCCAATCAGGTGCTGTCGCCGGAAGTGATTGCCGCAGCGCAGGCGGCGCTCAGCGAGGATCTCGATCCGGAAGACAACGAAGAAACCAGCGCGGCGATGCGCATGCATCTCGCCCGTGTGCTGCTCGGACGCTTGCTCGGGCAACTCGGCCGCGCCGACTGCATGCATGAAGGAGTTCACGCATGA
- a CDS encoding carbon-monoxide dehydrogenase small subunit (product_source=KO:K03518; cath_funfam=3.30.365.10; cog=COG2080; ko=KO:K03518; pfam=PF01799; superfamily=47741,54292): protein MSERVPIALEVNGETVARTIEPRMSLADFLREELELTGTHLGCEMGVCGACLVLLNGKAVHACLMFAVQAHGERVETVEGLTERKAIADIQEAFHNNNALQCGFCTTGMLVTAHEMLSRGDILSREEIRDGLSGNYCRCTGYQAIVNSIETVAQARAVAGAAPSKPE, encoded by the coding sequence ATGAGCGAACGTGTTCCTATCGCCCTTGAAGTGAACGGCGAAACAGTGGCCCGCACTATCGAGCCGCGTATGTCGCTTGCGGATTTCTTGCGCGAGGAGCTGGAGCTGACCGGCACGCATCTTGGTTGCGAGATGGGCGTTTGCGGCGCGTGTCTTGTGCTGCTGAACGGCAAGGCGGTGCACGCCTGCCTGATGTTCGCGGTGCAGGCGCACGGCGAGCGCGTCGAGACCGTCGAGGGGCTGACTGAGCGCAAGGCCATCGCCGATATTCAGGAAGCCTTTCATAACAACAATGCACTGCAGTGCGGGTTCTGCACCACGGGTATGCTCGTGACCGCGCATGAGATGCTGAGCCGTGGCGATATCCTGAGCCGCGAGGAGATCCGCGACGGCCTGTCGGGCAACTATTGCCGGTGCACCGGCTATCAGGCCATCGTCAATTCGATCGAGACCGTCGCCCAGGCGCGCGCTGTTGCCGGCGCTGCTCCGTCAAAGCCGGAATAA
- a CDS encoding carbon-monoxide dehydrogenase large subunit (product_source=KO:K03520; cath_funfam=3.30.365.10; cog=COG1529; ko=KO:K03520; pfam=PF01315,PF02738; smart=SM01008; superfamily=54665,56003) gives MEKTLNKLDRPNSYIGRSVTRPNAKRLLTGKGRYVTDMKLPRMLYAAFVRSPYAHAKILSVDTSAALEVEGVHLVATGEDLAKLCKPWVGTLDHFHNMKSTPQLPLATDKVVWAGQAVAAVVARSRAIAEDAAELVNVEYEELPVVTDIDAAREEGAAIINPELGTNVSFALKLESGDVEAAFKDSAVVVEETFRFGRHTAVTMEPRAIIADYNAAEEQLTVYHATQTPYQFQDLYSRHYGIAESRVRVVAPDIGGSFGMKLHVYHEDMAVVGLSMMAGRPVKYTADRMESFLSDIHARDHRVHASLAADASGSILGMKVDDVTAIGAFSSFPRTSVVEGNQVVRLMGAPYRFRNYRGDLNVVFQNKVQTSQYRAVGHPIACAVTEALMDDMARRVGLDPFEIRRRNIITQDMYPYTSPTGYKFERLSHEECLKNLHDMMDYPRLVKEQRDLREKGIYRGIGIAMFVEITNPSPAFYGVGGARISSQDGAIVKITPSGEVQCLISVGEHGQGTETIVGQIVAENLGVDRETVRVITGDTDVTPQGGANWACRGAGIGGETAFQAAKKLKENVLHVAGAILQAKPADLDMQNAQIVDAATGNIRMSLADVARISYYRSDTLPSDISPQLTVAHHYSPRGYPFAFTNGVQGCHVEVDVETGFTKILGMWVAEDCGRVINPMLVDEQVRGGAIQGLGAAFFEECRYSETGQLENGSLADYLVPMALEMPDIKIMHIETPTRDTELGAKGCGEAGTAASSAAAINAVNDAIAPLGAHVSQIPMTPQRLLRALGHA, from the coding sequence ATGGAGAAGACGCTCAACAAGCTCGACCGCCCGAACAGCTATATCGGCCGCTCAGTCACGCGTCCCAACGCCAAGCGGTTATTGACAGGCAAAGGGCGCTACGTCACCGACATGAAGCTGCCGCGCATGCTGTATGCGGCGTTTGTGCGCAGCCCATATGCTCATGCGAAAATCCTCTCCGTCGACACCAGTGCGGCGCTGGAGGTCGAGGGCGTCCATCTGGTTGCGACGGGTGAAGATCTGGCGAAGCTGTGCAAGCCGTGGGTCGGTACGCTCGATCACTTCCACAACATGAAATCGACGCCGCAACTGCCGCTGGCAACCGACAAGGTGGTCTGGGCAGGGCAGGCGGTGGCCGCAGTTGTTGCGCGCAGCCGTGCGATCGCCGAGGACGCAGCCGAGCTTGTGAATGTCGAATACGAAGAGCTCCCGGTTGTCACCGACATCGATGCCGCGCGGGAAGAGGGCGCCGCCATCATCAACCCGGAACTCGGCACCAACGTCTCATTCGCGTTGAAGCTCGAAAGCGGCGATGTCGAGGCCGCCTTCAAGGACAGCGCTGTTGTGGTGGAAGAGACCTTCCGCTTCGGCCGGCACACCGCTGTGACGATGGAGCCGCGCGCGATTATTGCGGATTACAATGCCGCTGAAGAGCAGCTCACGGTCTATCACGCAACCCAGACGCCGTATCAGTTTCAGGATCTCTACAGCCGTCACTACGGTATCGCGGAGTCCCGCGTGCGGGTGGTGGCTCCGGATATCGGCGGCTCGTTCGGCATGAAGCTGCATGTCTATCACGAGGACATGGCGGTGGTGGGCCTCAGTATGATGGCCGGCCGGCCGGTGAAGTACACCGCCGACCGCATGGAGTCCTTTCTGTCGGATATTCATGCCCGTGATCATCGTGTCCACGCCAGTCTCGCGGCGGATGCGTCCGGCAGTATTCTTGGTATGAAGGTCGATGACGTGACCGCCATCGGCGCGTTCTCGAGCTTCCCGCGCACCAGCGTCGTCGAGGGCAATCAAGTGGTGCGCCTGATGGGCGCGCCTTACCGCTTCAGGAATTACCGCGGCGATCTCAACGTCGTGTTTCAGAACAAGGTGCAGACGAGCCAGTATCGCGCGGTCGGGCATCCGATCGCATGCGCTGTGACCGAAGCGCTGATGGACGATATGGCGCGGCGCGTGGGTCTCGATCCGTTCGAGATCCGCCGGCGCAACATCATCACGCAGGACATGTACCCTTATACGTCGCCGACGGGATACAAGTTCGAGCGCCTCTCTCACGAAGAGTGCCTCAAGAACCTTCATGACATGATGGATTACCCGCGGCTCGTGAAAGAGCAGCGGGACCTGCGCGAAAAGGGAATCTATCGCGGCATCGGCATTGCGATGTTCGTGGAGATCACCAACCCGTCGCCGGCTTTCTATGGCGTCGGCGGTGCGCGCATCTCCTCGCAGGACGGCGCCATCGTGAAGATCACGCCGTCAGGCGAAGTGCAGTGTCTGATCAGCGTCGGCGAGCACGGGCAGGGCACCGAGACCATTGTCGGCCAGATCGTCGCCGAAAATCTCGGCGTCGATCGCGAGACAGTGCGCGTCATCACCGGTGACACCGACGTAACGCCGCAGGGCGGCGCCAACTGGGCCTGCCGTGGCGCAGGCATTGGCGGCGAGACTGCTTTCCAGGCCGCGAAGAAGCTGAAAGAAAATGTGCTTCATGTCGCGGGCGCCATCCTGCAGGCGAAGCCCGCGGATCTCGACATGCAGAACGCACAGATCGTCGATGCGGCAACTGGCAACATCCGCATGTCGCTCGCCGATGTCGCACGCATTTCCTACTATCGCTCCGACACGTTGCCCTCCGACATCTCTCCGCAGCTCACGGTCGCGCATCATTATTCGCCGCGCGGATATCCATTCGCCTTCACCAACGGCGTGCAAGGATGCCACGTGGAGGTCGATGTCGAGACCGGCTTCACGAAGATCCTCGGCATGTGGGTGGCGGAGGATTGCGGACGCGTCATCAACCCGATGCTGGTGGATGAGCAGGTGCGCGGTGGTGCGATCCAGGGGCTGGGCGCCGCGTTCTTCGAGGAGTGCCGCTACAGTGAGACGGGGCAACTCGAGAACGGATCACTGGCGGATTATCTGGTGCCGATGGCCCTTGAGATGCCTGACATTAAGATCATGCATATCGAGACGCCGACGCGGGACACCGAGCTTGGCGCTAAGGGTTGCGGTGAAGCAGGCACGGCGGCTTCATCGGCCGCCGCAATCAACGCGGTGAACGATGCGATTGCGCCGCTGGGCGCGCACGTCTCGCAAATTCCGATGACGCCGCAGCGGCTGTTGCGTGCGCTTGGACATGCCTGA